One Siniperca chuatsi isolate FFG_IHB_CAS linkage group LG5, ASM2008510v1, whole genome shotgun sequence DNA window includes the following coding sequences:
- the tcn2 gene encoding transcobalamin-2 gives MLSLVIITGLLAFASGKPCETEGSNSELLLSFNKNLLRSLETQEGLPNPSVHLALRLSDHHNLAKESEHLNRLKNNLHNDIQSSLSNSQSVVGLLALYTLALKSSCYDLNTITFTVSEKSETLLTHLKKQMEQEKEHIAFSHRPLTNYYQYSLGVLALCVSSIRVNNHVSNKLIKAVEHEHFKHGDSESIDTYAMAGMALQCVKDAGSHVQNAAELSTALSKIKQKLLASRRTDGHIGNEFSTGLAVQALLAMGTQVAECAASMEAMRTDARSNTYHNPMAISQILPALHQKSYLTVKSKECLNEDDTLVLEPIEPVVVLPSETKVTVMVEVVTSSGAAAVYSVDAPKGSSLLEALELLKSKNVGFTFEKESSLWGPFLSAVNEEQARQSDRRYWHLSSDGTALSQGVSDFKIEAAQKIIIKNTSY, from the exons ATGCTGTCTTTGGTGATAATCACAGGCCTACTGGCTTTTGCCTCTGGCAAACCATGTG AGACTGAAGGATCCAACAGTGAGCTGCTCCTGTCATTCAATAAGAATCTCCTTCGCTCTCTGGAGACGCAGGAAGGACTCCCCAATCCCAGTGTCCACCTGGCATTACGGCTTTCCGATCACCACAACCTGGCCAAGGAGAGCGAACACCTGAATAGactgaaaaataatttgcaCAATGACATTCAAAG CTCTCTCTCTAACAGCCAGTCTGTGGTGGGCCTCTTGGCGCTGTATACTCTGGCTTTGAAGTCCTCCTGCTATGACCTCAACACAATCACCTTCACCGTCAGTGAGAAGAGTGAGACGCTGCTGACGCACCTGAAGAAGCAGATGGAACAAGAAAAAGAGCATATTGCCT TCAGCCACCGCCCTTTGACCAACTATTACCAGTACTCTCTGGGTGTGCTCGCTCTTTGCGTGAGCAGCATCAGGGTTAACAACCATGTCAGCAACAAGCTCATCAAGGCAGTagaacatgagcacttcaaacaTGGAGACTCTGAGAGCATTG ATACCTATGCCATGGCTGGAATGGCACTCCAGTGTGTGAAGGACGCTGGTTCTCATGTGCAAAATGCTGCTGAGCTTAGCACAGCCCTTAGCAAGATAAAGCAGAAGCTCTTGGCCTCTCGTAGGACTGATGGTCATATTGGCAATGAGTTCAGCACAGGCCTTGCAGTTCAA GCCTTATTGGCAATGGGCACCCAAGTTGCAGAGTGTGCTGCCTCAATGGAGGCCATGAGGACAGACGCCAGAAGCAACACATACCACAACCCCATGGCCATATCGCAGATCCTGCCAGCTCTCCACCAGAAATCCTACCTGACAGTTAAAAGCAAGGAGTGCCTCAATGAGGATG ACACTCTGGTGCTGGAGCCCATAGAACCTGTGGTGGTTTTACCAAGTGAGACCAAAGTGACTGTGATGGTGGAAGTGGTGACGTCCAGCGGAGCAGCTGCTGTTTACTCTGTGGATGCGCCCAAGGGGAGCTCTCTGTTGGAGGCCCTTGAACTTCTCAAGAGTAAAAATGTTGGCTTCAC GTTTGAGAAGGAGTCCAGCCTGTGGGGACCTTTCTTAAGTGCGGTGAACGAAGAGCAGGCCAGACAGAGCGACCGCAGATACTGGCACCTCTCCTCTGATGGCACTGCGCTCAGTCAgg GTGTCAGTGATTTCAAGATTGAGGCGGCTCAAAAGATCATCATCAAAAACACAAGCTACTGA